A window of the Candidatus Tanganyikabacteria bacterium genome harbors these coding sequences:
- a CDS encoding PIN domain-containing protein, which produces MRALLDINVLLALFDTGHQSHGRAREWLEQHIEEGWASCPITQNGFVRIASLPAFPNHVSPAEAVDRLAEATRSGYHEFWPDDLSILDAAVADRTRIHGAKQITDVYLLALAVQHGGCFVTFEDRIPRSAVRGAKPSHLLTL; this is translated from the coding sequence ATGCGAGCCCTGCTCGACATCAACGTCCTTCTCGCGCTTTTCGATACCGGCCACCAATCTCATGGGCGGGCCCGGGAATGGCTTGAGCAGCATATCGAAGAGGGATGGGCCTCGTGCCCGATCACGCAGAACGGGTTCGTTCGCATCGCCAGCCTGCCAGCATTTCCGAATCACGTCTCACCCGCGGAGGCCGTCGATCGGTTGGCGGAGGCGACCCGGTCCGGGTACCACGAGTTCTGGCCGGACGACCTGAGCATCCTGGACGCCGCGGTGGCAGACCGAACGCGCATCCATGGCGCCAAGCAGATCACCGACGTCTACCTTCTGGCGCTCGCCGTCCAGCACGGCGGATGCTTCGTCACGTTCGAAGACCGGATCCCGCGCTCCGCGGTCCGCGGCGCGAAGCCGAGCCACTTGCTGACACTCTGA
- a CDS encoding antitoxin, whose amino-acid sequence MRTTLNIDDDVLAAAKERARRERRSAGEVLSELARRGLTASTGGPGDGEGEAFFGFRPLRRRTGTIVTTELIDRLRDEGPY is encoded by the coding sequence ATGCGCACCACCCTGAACATCGATGACGACGTCCTGGCGGCCGCGAAGGAACGGGCGCGGCGGGAGCGCCGGAGCGCCGGGGAGGTCCTTTCCGAGCTGGCGCGCCGCGGGTTGACCGCCTCGACCGGCGGCCCGGGCGATGGCGAGGGTGAGGCGTTTTTCGGATTCCGGCCGCTCCGTCGGCGCACGGGCACGATCGTAACTACCGAGCTGATCGACAGACTGCGCGACGAAGGCCCGTACTGA